GACCTCCTCAATGGATATTCCACCATGACAAACGGTGGAACTTCCAATGTTCACAAATGCATCACGGCTTCCTGCCAACAAGGGGAAATAACCATCTGGCAAGCCGATCGGTTGCCATTCGTAGGCAAAACTGAATGCTGTGGCGAATTGAGAGCGGAGTTCAGAAGTCGGATAAACTCGGGCTCTTTCACCTTTGGTTTCGGCAATTACGCCTTCAGAAGGACGGCCTTTGCCTTCGCACTCGATGTTCCCGTGATCAGCTGTCAGCCAAACATCAAACCCTTGATCGAGCAGACTTCTAACCAAGGTGGACAAGAATCCGCCGTTACACCATTGTTTGATCTGGTTGTGCATCCCTGCCGAACCAAGTTGCATGCCGTGCATAATTTTGTCGACCTTGTCCACGACCATCCCCACCACCTTGGTCTTCCCCGGATGGATTGCTGAGTCGAGTACGTCCGCGGCATCCCCGTCGCCGAGGCCGCGCTGATAAGCTACATCAAGTCGCGATAGACCGTGTCCTTCCCAGAACTGTTTCCAAAGTTTTTCTTCACTGTTGGTCGAGCTTATCGATGAAGGAAAAAAGAGCGGTGGCTTGCCCGAGAAGATCGTCTGTCGCGACACCGAGGTCAGTGTCGGAATCCAGGCGAAGGTCGCGGATTCGCGCATAATAAGACTCGCGTCTTGCTTTTGTAAAAGCTGTCGAATGGTGACCCATTGGTCCAGTGCGAGACCATCCACCACGATCAGCGCGGCACGGCTACCAGCGGAATCCTCAATGTCCCTAGCCAGACGGCGCGGCACATGATGTAGCATGGCCGGATTGGTTGGCGGCAGGTTGATCAAGCTGGAATAGTGGTCAGCCAGCCATCTGGCAAAAGTTGTGTTTAAGGCATCACCAATTTTCCTGAGCCGGGTCTGATGTTCGGTGCTGTTACCGCAATGGACCAGCGAAGAGAGCTCGGCCCATTTTAGGGCAAAGGCGATCCAGTCAGAATAACGAGACTCTGCTGTGGGCAGCGCCTTTTCGACAAGGTCAAACAGGCGGGAAGCACGAAGATCTTCGTCATCCATCCCGGCCATGGCAATACCGCTTCGAACCCAGGATTCGGTATCCACCTCGATACATTTGGCTTCGACAGGAGTGAGTTTCCCCTCCAGGAACAGGTTGTCAATGTAGACCTTAATGTCCTGATGGTCGAACGGCAGGCGATCTGGGCCGGAATATTTGAGATCATATTCCGCCGATTCTTCGCGTACATGACCGGCGTTGCCGAGCCTGGAAAGAAATATTGACCAGCGTTCCTGCAAAAAAACGAAGAATGCCTCGTCATCCGACACGAGTTCAGAGAGTGGCCAGCTCTCGAACCTATCATGGCCTTTGAGAACATGGATGAGCCGTTCTACCAGCATCATCGGGAGCTGAAGTTTACCGTAGTGCAGGCGTAGCAATACACGAAGCAGATCCACATCATTTGTAATCAGTTCCGCCGCAATACCAAACACATGACGCAGGATGAAGTCCTGGGTGGCGTAATCGCCCATGCGGTCCGGCGAAGACTTGCGCTGAGCTTCAAAGAGTGAATCCAACAGGCTTCGATCAAGCTTCTCAATGACCGGATAGCTCAGATTGGGAAAGATATCCCCAAGGCTGAACGAAAGCTTTCGGCCCGCCTGGAGCAAGTCGTAAGGCAATGATTCCAGTTCCACATTCTTCACGCGTAGAACTACCACCAGATCGGTGAGCTCACCCCTGTCCCAGATCGAACGGTACTTGGACTCATAGGCGTATCTGAATTCGACCGGATCATTGAACTCTATCAGGTCGAAGCCGCGACCGCGAAGCTCCAGTGCCAGCTTTTCCTCCGTTAACAGACAGTCTGGATCGGCGACCAGGGTCAGCTTGCTGACGTTGGGCACGAACTCATTAAGAATAGCTTCACGCCACGAACTCATATATCCCCCCGATGAACCCATAAATCTTCAGCAAGGGACCTGAGAAATCGGTCGACCTCATCCAAAAAACCATGCTGATGAGCATATTGAATATGCTCTGCGAGACGACTCGCCTTCTCATCGTCAGAAGTCATATGCCAAGCGGCCAGGATCAAAGGAGTCGGTGGCATCCAGCCCGAGCCCATTTGTTTCTTTCCAGGCAACTTCGACCACAGCTCATTCCAAAGTTGAGGATTGGGGCAAACTCGCCCATTCTGTCGGACGTAGCCCAATAGATCGCCGAGCGTTTCCACATTCATTGAACTCCTCCCTTCAAGCGCAGACCCTGCATCATGCTGGATCCGACTTCTTCAATCCCGATGAGCGAACTCAATCACATCATTTTCAGAAAGGCCGCAAAGAGGACCTGATCGACAAGACTCGAACTCGCGATAAGCGACACTTGTACCTTTCTCATCCTGCCAGAAAAAAGCGCCCTCAAGGTACCAAGGCCAAGCGGTGGGGCCAAGCGGACGATCGATAAGTCGTGCGACAGTTGCTGTCACCACGGAATCGTGCGTGACGAAAACATGAATGCCCGGCTCATCCTGGGCAGCAGCAAACATATGGCGCACAAGAAACCTAGCGGCCTCATCCGGTCGCGCCATCCCAGGCAAAGCATCCTTCTCGTTCACCAAATGGCTCATTACCCCCTCATGCCCAAGGCGCTCCCAGTTCGACCAAGCGATCTTCCCATCAAGGACGAAGACACTCGGGTCGCCAAGACACCGATCAGGCTTGACAGGCACACTAGAAGACGCGCCATCGCGTATAGCCTCGGCCGTTTGAGTACATCGCAAAAGGGGACTGGAGTGCAATGATTTGAGTCTGCCGTGCAAAATTGTCCCAAGTTCTCGGGCAAGCTGGCTCCCGATGCCGGTGATTGGGAGTGAGT
This is a stretch of genomic DNA from Spartobacteria bacterium. It encodes these proteins:
- a CDS encoding histidine phosphatase family protein — its product is MNEICWQIPPSVLEHLQRVPSNRAVVLLLRHSVREDLPPDDVGYSLPITGIGSQLARELGTILHGRLKSLHSSPLLRCTQTAEAIRDGASSSVPVKPDRCLGDPSVFVLDGKIAWSNWERLGHEGVMSHLVNEKDALPGMARPDEAARFLVRHMFAAAQDEPGIHVFVTHDSVVTATVARLIDRPLGPTAWPWYLEGAFFWQDEKGTSVAYREFESCRSGPLCGLSENDVIEFAHRD
- the pglZ gene encoding BREX-3 system phosphatase PglZ — protein: MSSWREAILNEFVPNVSKLTLVADPDCLLTEEKLALELRGRGFDLIEFNDPVEFRYAYESKYRSIWDRGELTDLVVVLRVKNVELESLPYDLLQAGRKLSFSLGDIFPNLSYPVIEKLDRSLLDSLFEAQRKSSPDRMGDYATQDFILRHVFGIAAELITNDVDLLRVLLRLHYGKLQLPMMLVERLIHVLKGHDRFESWPLSELVSDDEAFFVFLQERWSIFLSRLGNAGHVREESAEYDLKYSGPDRLPFDHQDIKVYIDNLFLEGKLTPVEAKCIEVDTESWVRSGIAMAGMDDEDLRASRLFDLVEKALPTAESRYSDWIAFALKWAELSSLVHCGNSTEHQTRLRKIGDALNTTFARWLADHYSSLINLPPTNPAMLHHVPRRLARDIEDSAGSRAALIVVDGLALDQWVTIRQLLQKQDASLIMRESATFAWIPTLTSVSRQTIFSGKPPLFFPSSISSTNSEEKLWKQFWEGHGLSRLDVAYQRGLGDGDAADVLDSAIHPGKTKVVGMVVDKVDKIMHGMQLGSAGMHNQIKQWCNGGFLSTLVRSLLDQGFDVWLTADHGNIECEGKGRPSEGVIAETKGERARVYPTSELRSQFATAFSFAYEWQPIGLPDGYFPLLAGSRDAFVNIGSSTVCHGGISIEEVIVPLVKIERSIC